The sequence GGACTGATCACATCCCTTCGTCTTTGGGAGGGAATCCGAGAGGTCCATAGCTGAACCATCATCAGGGCCCTCCTAGCACTATCTTCAGTTGGGTTTGAatttaatgatgttttttttttttttttttttttttggacagaGGCTAGCCTGGACAAAATTGGGTATATCAGAATTCATTGTATTTTTATATGACCATGCATCCTCTGGAGGATATCCTTATCTTCCTTAACtcaagtgaaaaagaaaaaagaaatcgaATAACAATTAAGCTTTGTTTCCACCACTGGATCAACATCAGTTTATAACAGCTTCATGGTGTCCTGCTGAAAATACAGGCTGAAGTGCTTTCTGGACTTCTATACAAACTTAGGAACTCACCTCCTAACAGGTAAACCTTgaccatgaaaaaaaaaaaacatgaattcATCACGACTATGTCATCTATAATTCATAggaatgatatattatattcttaagacAATACTCTTAAAGGGAAAATGAATTTGCCAACTTTTAATcactataaaaaatttttaagcCAACGCGTTTCATTAATTCGGCCCTGCAATTGATATATATCATGAACAGATACGCTTGTTTGGTCACTGAGCCTAACATCAATGCTTCTGATGCACAAAAGCAACTTGTGGGCGTTGTAGATGTTACAGTGTTGAGAGATAAAGCTGTGCTTGAGCATCTTCCAGCTGGAGCAGAAGAGTATCTTTATGTGTCTGGGATTGCTGTCTTGAAAGAATTCAGGTGAAATACGTCCATCCTACTTGGTATGAATTCTATTTTCATCACTtcagctgctgctgctgcttcatTTCTCCTCCCACTTACCATGATTGATGTCATCATGTTCTGGTGTTTTGACAGGAGGCAGAAAATCGCAACGGTGTTGCTAAAAGCCTGCGACATGCTCTCCACTCTGTGGGGTTTCGAGTATCTTGCCCTCCGAGCTTATGAAGATGATTTAGGTGCACGAAAATTGTATGCAAGTGCAGGCTATCAAGTTGTCTCTGGTTATCCGCCTTGGATGACTACGTGGATTGGAAGAAAACGACGTGTTCTTATGATCAAAACATCAGGAAATCTACATGCATAGCTTGGTTTCTAATTTTGTTAAATTCCATCTCTGTGGATATGCCTGCGCGCAGGTCTAAGTGCATGCAGTTGCAAAAATGCGTATGTTGGACATTAagtgaatatatatatctaaaacatgagttttgaatttcgttATGAATATAGGATTTCTGGCATTTCTAGCTAGTATATAGTTTCCAAATCAAAGCCACTGCATTAGCTCATTGAGAGTTCTCTGCTTGACAGTGAATGAATTCCGTCTCAAAGGTAAATAACCAGAGAAAGAGTGTCTTTGCGTGTGATAGGAAAAACTAGTAGTTAAATAGTCAAATAAGCTTAATCTTGCATTTTGAGCTCATTGAACAATCGAATAAAGTATGACCAAGGCAAGATTGATTGAGCTGGGGCTGTAACACCCCAAACTTTCAGGGTTTCAATTTAACGAAAGTTTTGGAATTCCTACTCCCAGGATTTCCATTTATAGAAGGTAGTTAGGGTACGAAGTGAACTTAGGCTTAAGCCCGTGTGCAATGTTTGAGGACCTAAGTATAGAGGTTAGGATTTGGATATCAAATTGGGACTTAGACTTGAAAATAGCCCAACAAGTAGGAGTGTGGATCCGGATCCGGATATCTGGCCACAATCGGATTCGGATTTTAAAAACTGGGCAGTTATCCACCCGGATTAATCCGGATTTAATCCGGGCTTATAACCAGATTAAATCCGGATATCCGGGTTAAATCCGGATATCCGGATTATAACATGATTTAATCCGGGTTATAACCGGATTTAatctggtttttatttttatttttaagacaaacttttaaaacaaatttatagcaggtttttttaaataaattaaattaaaaaataaaaaaaataaaaaataaataatattgttgttacatcacaatgcaaaacataaatttacaaagaacaaaataaataataatacatcacaactaattaaactaatacataacaatgcaaaataaataacattgttcaatattttcttattttgcaATAGTCTTCACATCTTGAATCTGGAATTGGGAGGAAAAATTGATCTCTACATgcaaaaaatataacatttggAATGTCGACCATCCTTGCTTTAATGATTCATTTTCTAGAGTAGTTTCTATGCAGCAGCTTGATTTTGAACAGGGACAGACTCCACCACTGCACCAATATTTAGATTAGTATGACATTCAACATGGTAGATccactaaaaaaaatcttttcttaTTCTAAGTTCAATAAGGATCTTAAGACTCTTATCAGGTAATCAGTCCAAGACTCCAAAATGTATGTTGACCAGTCTGTACCTGTAAACCAGGAGAATTAGGAATTTGATTTACTACCCTCCCACATTAATATCCAAGTTGTAAAACACCACCCTTCCCAGCCCAATGTCCCTTTTCATCTTTCTCCTAGAACATATGCCATTTGTGCAAACTCATGCCACCCCAGTTTcactaagaaaagaaaattgtagatTAGACAAGAAGCAGAACACAAGTAAAATTGCAATCAAAGAATCCTAAGAAACAAAGTTGCACCTTCTTTTGGTCTTGTTTCAGAGCTGCTTGGCTTTTCTTCAGTCCTCTCTGTCACAGAAGATGTTTTGGGATTCCTATTCATGTCAGTTAACTTACCAAGATTTTGTTGCCTTCCAGTTAGCATAAAATCAGAGTCTTTTCCAACAACAAGAGGCAAAAGGACATATAAATTGCCCTCATAACTACATGGCCAATTTATGGATTTATGGATTACTCTCTAGATGTATCCAGGTGTCTTTGTAACACTTGGTGGATACATAAGAAAAAATTGGAACTGGCTAATGATAGATGCTTGTATTGctagatgaaaattttggtcTTGCAAGAGAAGAATCTATGACAGAGATGATGACTGCAGAAACTGGGACCTACcgtagatttttatttttgtttcattgtcCTTGATTATACTATGAACGAGGTAAATGGATAAATGAGTCTTTGCTGGAAGGTGGGCAATTGATCATTAAGATGGAGAGATATTCACGATTGTCAAGGCTAAATCATGTAAACAAAAACATGTATGCATTTAAACAAACAACCAACACACATGCATTGCAGAGCTAAAATGATAATAAGCaaggtaaaaaaacaaaacagatatTATGGCAGCAACAAGTGAATATATGCaagcattatatataaaatgagcTGCTATGGGAACCAAATGCACATAATGCCACAAATGCTTTTGGCATTCTCTCTTGCTCATAAACATGACGTTTGCAGATCATCAAACACAATCTATCCactgcatattttcatgttctTCAGTGGTGAAACGACAAATTTATGTAAAAAGTGCAGACCTAAAGGTTTGACCAAATGAATTGATCTGTGGCACAACAAATCCACCGTCCAACAACAAGGTTTAGCCAATattcgattttcttttttattaaaagcacGGCTGACGAAAAAGGgtttaagaattttaaatttaaaaaatcttgagAATGCATATTTagagattaaaatattaatttaaaaattagaagaaaataccTATAATATATGATGAACACTGATCAGATCAGAAATTATAACAAtttgagaaaaggaaaaagagttgaaaattttccaaactcaaGTTGCTCGATGAGGATATATAGTCATCCAgattaataaacaaaaacaaatgatcAGATGGGCATATTtagagattaattttatataaaatatatatatttatatatatatataaagaggtaaagaaaatataaacaaaaaatgaacgagaaaaaaaaaaggaaaggagtaGAAAAAATTTACCAAACTCATGCTGCTGAACGAGGATAGTCATCCCGAATCAAAACAAAACCACACAATCTCAACAAAACGAAAGAAAAAGGCCGAAAACCTAATACATGTGATGAAAAGTTTGAGTTGTAGTTACATTGTGCGTTTAATAAATGGCTGGAGAGTCCAAAGAAAACCCTAAGTACAAAGAAAGGTACCTTAagagcttagagagagagagccttcgATGGTAGCCTCCGAGTGTCTCACCCAGATGCACAAAGCACTTCGAAGCTTGGAGAAGACGAGAAAGCTACAAACCCTAAGCGAGAGAGAAGCGGATTCGAGAAAGAAAGACACacggtttttttctttttaatggacCCGGTTACGGATAATCGGGTCACATAACCGGATCCGGAATATTTTTAACCGCCCGGATGCACCCGGATTTCCAAGTTTCGAATCGGATCCAGAAAAAAAACCGGTCCGGTTGAGCACCCTTACCAACAAGAGGTCTAGCCCAGTAGGTCCATGCCCAATAGGCCCCATCAAGATCAAGGCTAGAGGGCCCATTAGGCACACTAGGTGCAAGCCCAAGTAGGACCATTGGGCCTAACTCATGACGCAATTAGCCCAACTCTAGAGTTTGATCATTCAAGAACTTCagtaaaaaatacttcttcaaGTAGAATCCAGGTTCTAACTAAACCACTTAAGTCCCTAAGACTCTTACATAGTCAAACTAGCAACCAAACACACTTCTACCTAGAATGAGGCATCATGCATGGACAAGCTCTTTTGACCCCATGGAATTGTTACACACCCTAGGTGTTTGACATAGTGATCAAAAGCACTGTTTTAAATACCGTACCGTATCAGCTAGTACGGCCAAAATATGTCGTACCGGCCACTGGTCCGGTACAGGTATTACATATATTTCATACCGACCGTACCGGCCTGTATTTCGGcccgtaccggccgatatttcggcctttaatttgtttttcattttttcaaactacaagctcatttttttaccctcaattcagactagactatttataatttatatatatttatatataatttattcatatatagactattattatggaatataatttattcatatatcgactatcccaaaATGGTATACGAAAcagtaccggtatcgaaatatttcgttctaatGCCTTGATCGGTACGGTGttcggtacggtattcaaaacattgatcaAAAGGGACTGCTCTCTTTGAGGGGAGCTCCTCCATgagaatagtgagatgagagatagagatattaaaaaaaaaaaaaaaaccctaaaagtTTCTATTCCAAAATTAATTACATTGAGTAGCGTTTGGGTACCTATACCCTTATGAGAAACTATAGAAACTAAGTAAAGGCCATGGGCCCTCAAGTTCACTAAAGCAACtaaacataaaaggaaatacAAACAACTAGGCCTAAACATGACCTAGCCCATTTAAGGAAAtgcaacaaaagaaataacaaccTCTAATCCCCTGTGCGGGTAGAATTAAGTGAGTCTAGTCGAGCCTCAACTCAAGCACTTTGGTTGAACTCAAGTGTTTGACTGACAATTAAGTAATTACATTTATAGATGCTTCGAAGCTTCCTTTTGTCCTGAACCCCATCTCCTTCTCCTCACAAACCTTACATCTAGGGTTGTGACAGATTCCTCCCCAATCAAAACACATTGCCTGCAAGGTGGGGGAAGGCCTCCTTCAACTTCTAATAAACCTCCCAAGTGGCATCCTCAGCCTCTTGCCCTCACCAGTGAACAAGCAACTCGACCCTTAAACGATTCCAGCCTTAGTCATTCAGTGTGCTACGATCTCTTCACGTTCTAGCTTGAGGACTCCTTGTTTATCTACCAGAGGCAATACTGGTACAATGAGGGTGGTGTGGCCCAACTTCCTCTTGAGCTGTGAGATATGGAAAGTTGGGTGAATCTTGGAGGTCTCAGGCAGATCTAGCTTATAAGCCACCGTACCCACCCTTTGCAACACTTAGAAAGGCCCATAAATTCAAGAGGCCAACTTCATATTCCTTCATTGCGCCGCCATGGACTGGCTATAGGGCTAAAGCTGCAGGTAAATCCAGTCCCCTTTTGTGAATTCTTAATCCTTCCTCTTTAAATCAGAATACTTTTCATGCGTTCTTGTGCTTTGAGTAAGTTTTTCATTGTAACTTGGAAATTTGGTCATGAGAGTGTAGAGTAATCTCTATTGTTTCCACTTTAGATGTTCCTGGTACATAGTCTAGGAGTCTGGGAGGGGGATAACCAAAGAGTGCCTCGAAAGAGGTTATTTTAGTTGACATATGTGGGGTAGAATTATACCACCACTCAACCAGCAATATCCATAAAGACCAATCACTTGGTTTGTCCCATGTGAAGTAGCGTAGGTAATATTTCAAGGTCTTGTTCATAGCTTCTATTTGACCAATTGTCTGAGGATGGTAAGTAATGTTGAGGGACATCTGGAATCCTTGgaagataaaaaaaactccCTCCATTTGAAACTATTGACTGAGGTAGTCTGTGTACCTTGAGGATAATCTTGAGGAAAAGTTCAGCCGCATTCTTGGCTGAGTAAGGGTGCTTGAGAGGGTAGAAGTGACTGTACTTTGTGAGTTTGTCAACAACCACCCAAAGGCTACTGAACCCTTTTGAATTAAGCAGGCCTTCCACAAAATACATGATTATATGGGCCCATGGTTGAGAAGGTATGGGAAGTGGCTGTAGTAAACCACTTGGGTGAGTGTTAGGAGCTTTGACCCTCTGACCCATGTCACAACCTCTAATAAACTTCTTTACAGCACTTTTTGGTCCTGGCCAATAGAAGTCCTTTCTAATCCTCTGCATATTCTTGTTATACCCTGAATGACCTCCCCAAAGGCTCTTTTGTGCTAATTGAAGGAGCTTATGTTTGAACTCTTCCTTGTGAAGAATAAACAACTTGTTCTATACATCAGTAAGCCAACTCTTACCTCATAATCAATACTCAACTTGTCTTCTTGAAGGAGGGAGATAAGAGTGTATTTGTTGGTCAATGGCATAGGTTGCCTTCAATTTCTTGATCCAGTCCACAATTGGGAAGGTGATCAACATAAGGGTGACCTATTTTTCCTGCCCCTTCCTTAAGAGTGCATCAACAACTCTATTTTCTACCCCTTTTTTATATTCAATAATAAAGTCATAACCCATTAGCTTGGACACCCATTATTGTTGTAAAGGGGGTTCCCAACTTTTGTCCTAATAGATAGAGCCTCCACTTAAGCATGGCTGACACTAGGGCAAAGAGCTTCTTTTCATAGGTAGACATCATTAAGGTCATTCCTTTTAGTGCTTGGCTGTAAAAAGTTATAGGCCTTCCAAGTTGCATTAACACTGCCCCCACTGTTGTACTCGAGGCATCAAACTCAATAATGAAATGCTTAGAAAAATCTGGCAATGTTAAAACTGTAGGGCATTTGACAGCCTCCTTTAGTTGCAAAACTGCAGCCTTGGCTTCCTCATTCCATTGGAACTAGTCCTTCTTAAGCATCTTGGTTAGGGTGTAGCAATTCCCCCATACCTCCTTATAAATTTTTGATATTACCCAGTCAGCCCCAAAAATCCCCTTAATACCTTTATGAAGTTGGGTAGAGACCATTTCTTCATAGTAGCCAACTTGTATGGGGCAATCTTAACCCAGTGGGCCGAAATCATATGGCCCAAATAGGCTACCTCCTTATACCTAAACTGACATTTAGATTGCTTTGCATATAGCTAGTGGTGCCTCAAGATCTCTAAGGCCACCTGTAGGTGCCTTGCATGATTAGATTTTGTTTCGATGTAGGTTaagatatcattaaaaaaaaaaaaatcagtataaACTTCCTCAAATATGGCCAAAATACTTTGTTCATCAAGCTTTGAAATGTGGATGGGGCATTCGTTAGCTTGAAGGGCATAATGAGGAATTCGCAGTGCCATTCGTAGGTTCTAAAAGttgttttatgaatattagtgGGTTTTACTTGAATCAAATGGCACCCTGAAATCAAATCAAGCTTTGAGAATATGGACAGCCTCATGTAGGTCATCCATCAACTCTTCTACCATAGGACTAGGGAACCGATCCTTAATGGTGACATTATTAAGCCCCTATAGTCAACATACAGCCTCCAAGTCCTATGAACTTTTCTAACTAGCTAAGGAAGAATAAAGATTTTGGCTTGGCTGGATAACCCCCAAGGCTAATCGTTCCTGGACTATCTTCTCTATCTCATCATTTTGGTAATATAGATATCTATATGGTCGAATGGATATAGGCTAGGTATTGGGGGGTCAAGTTAATAGCATGAGCATGAGTTCTAAGATAGGGGAGACCTTTGGGCTCACTGAACACATAAGTAAATTGTCCCAgttgtttatgattttttgtggATGGCCCATTACCAACCTCTGAATTGTCTTCCAACTCCTCCTCAAATTTGTAAAAGCACCCATTTCTTTTTCGGTTTATTAAACTTGTTGATTTACCCTTCCTCAATTAATTTCAAGGCTACAACCTTAGCAGCACCACTGCTTTCCCCCAATAACAAAACTCCATGGTTAGCTTCTTAAAATTCCACAAGACCAACCCCAAATCTCTAAGCCAATGGATTCCCAGTAcctgattacgcccaaagaataatgcggtagttgtagcacagaTTTGGGGTATCAATTCCTCAAGGAGATGGATTAAAGAAGCACTAAAAGAACAACAGAACTAAAGGAAAAGATGTAATGATCAATAAGAAAGAACTAGTTTTAAATGCAATTTCACAACTAAAactacaatattaaaaataaggaTTACTCAAACTACTATCAGCAAAGTATCAGGAATTCCTTGctcaaatcaagtttttttttttttttttgttcattcttaatttattgaattaCACAATTGAGAATTCAACTCCAAAGTCCCCAATTGGAAGATATAGAACTAAAAACCACACTAATCCAGAGATAATTCTTTGagaaatcattcaccacttttaaaccCTGTGAATTATCATCCTTATTGACAAAacccaacgacgacaatatacccAATGGACAATATTGCAACAGAgaattaaatataaagaaaataaattaatccaaatataATCATGGTTCTTAACCATTCTATgaaaaaagcatgactgaatctatGAAGGGAATAAATTCTAAGATTATTTAGACATGAGAAAATACCATTAATAACTAGAGAATGATAAATAAGAGTTTACATCAGTAAAGAACAATCACATGAATCATAAACTAACTAAAAATACTttcaattatgtaaatttatccCTAACCTTACTTAAGGATTTAGCGATCTATTTgaacaagaacaacaaaaacGCTCCAAAAAATAGCccaatcaaaaacaaaaaaaataaataaaagctcTCAATATAAGCTGCCCTTGTACGTGCCGTATTCCCCTCCACTTTTCCAatttaaaattgttatattttcaaaagagaTCCCCACTAGTTGAAGCGTCCTCCCACGTTGAGTCTTTATTCAAATCTGAGTATCCAATAACCAcccatcattatcatcatctttaaatttaaaaagtctATATTGGAAAAGCTTCCTCTGAATGAAGAGTCATATCCATTGAAAGTGGAGTCTTGGGCTGGAACTAAAGGGATCATTCTCACATCTGAAATTCAACTTGAAAAGTCGTGTACGTGTCTCACCTCAAATCTCGTGCCTCACCAAACAACCCATCCATATCTGATATTTTATCCTCCATCCACCAACCAACCCATCCACTAAATTGTCTTTGAAAATTCTCCACACGTTTAGTCCTATTCATGTTGAAGAGAGCGTCGCTTTGCCAAAAGTCTTGCACAGTACGTATGATATAATTGAGAATTATAccgattcaaaattttctttctttgattttaaCTGAGCTTTAGCTTCCTCTTTATTAATtctgaaattaagtataaaaatatatttaaaaatatctcaaaataaataaaaattaaatttaagaatataaattatatcctatgatttatatttacattttaacattttaatccaataataagatatttagagtgcactttcataCACTCATCACACTCCTCCTAACTTGTTTATTGCTAGTCCCTAATAATTTTTagacaaaagaaatgaaataggTAAAGAAAATTACTGAAATAGGCCACAAATTCACACTTTCCAgattcatatatcaaaacaatctAAGGAATTCAATAACCTCATCAAGATCAATCCACCTATAGCAATTCACAGAGTATGTGTGTGTTTTCTCCAAGCTTCATCTTACCACTAACCTTGACACATACATCATCAAGAATGTATCAAgcaaaagactcaattccataACTCACGGATATAATAGTACGTATTTCGTATAAGGGCTCtttctatggagttgacaagtggtgtacacacaatcacataGAGATTTAGATCATTATGCATAAGAACAAGCaagcattgatcttatgataggaatactaacaaatgagaattcaaccaTTCTTTTCACGGGCTTACTTAGGGTCAGAATAGTCAAAACAAAAAGTTGTAATGTGGCTTAAGTTAGGCTATatgacaagaaaaggaaaatgattcaaaaactttCAAGTACATATATaaggaatcttattaaatatctcaatAAACTACATTTCTCACTTGATGTCAACCTTTCAAATCACCGAATAATGCCTTTTTTTCgtttgtaacttttttattttcagttcaACAATTT comes from Juglans microcarpa x Juglans regia isolate MS1-56 chromosome 8S, Jm3101_v1.0, whole genome shotgun sequence and encodes:
- the LOC121244461 gene encoding uncharacterized protein LOC121244461 isoform X3; translation: MDFGRSWRNAIPSWEKSEQPLLYLAKARAFAVHCSTSSADQEVGLVGNGNSAINAEGKSRYLVDEYGWKVRRLVVKADEMKKAAQVQAEAFHEPVALFNDFFFEFFQAEVLSGLLYKLRNSPPNRYACLVTEPNINASDAQKQLVGVVDVTVLRDKAVLEHLPAGAEEYLYVSGIAVLKEFRRQKIATVLLKACDMLSTLWGFEYLALRAYEDDLGARKLYASAGYQVVSGYPPWMTTWIGRKRRVLMIKTSGNLHA
- the LOC121244461 gene encoding uncharacterized protein LOC121244461 isoform X2, with the translated sequence MRTSLMDFGRSWRNAIPSWEKSEQPLLYLAKARAFAVHCSTSSADQEVGLVGNGNSAINAEGKSRYLVDEYGWKVRRLVVKADEMKKAAQVQAEAFHEPVALFNDFFFEFFQAEVLSGLLYKLRNSPPNRYACLVTEPNINASDAQKQLVGVVDVTVLRDKAVLEHLPAGAEEYLYVSGIAVLKEFRRQKIATVLLKACDMLSTLWGFEYLALRAYEDDLGARKLYASAGYQVVSGYPPWMTTWIGRKRRVLMIKTSGNLHA
- the LOC121244461 gene encoding uncharacterized protein LOC121244461 isoform X1, whose amino-acid sequence is MAHLLANHNNILRRLHSEPSNVFKCRKQGRRTSLMDFGRSWRNAIPSWEKSEQPLLYLAKARAFAVHCSTSSADQEVGLVGNGNSAINAEGKSRYLVDEYGWKVRRLVVKADEMKKAAQVQAEAFHEPVALFNDFFFEFFQAEVLSGLLYKLRNSPPNRYACLVTEPNINASDAQKQLVGVVDVTVLRDKAVLEHLPAGAEEYLYVSGIAVLKEFRRQKIATVLLKACDMLSTLWGFEYLALRAYEDDLGARKLYASAGYQVVSGYPPWMTTWIGRKRRVLMIKTSGNLHA